Proteins co-encoded in one Arachis hypogaea cultivar Tifrunner chromosome 13, arahy.Tifrunner.gnm2.J5K5, whole genome shotgun sequence genomic window:
- the LOC112732814 gene encoding 16 kDa phloem protein 2-like, with protein MPQGTLEVLLVSAKKLENTDFLCKMDPFVILTCRTQTQQSSVASNQGTNPEWNETFVFTVSEGVKDIHLKIMDQDLGTRDDFVGELTIPLASVFAEGRVPPHSYTVVKNDHYCGEIRLGLKFTPDQNRNRGMDESFGGWKESAAYY; from the exons ATGCCGCAAGGAACCCTTGAAGTCCTTCTTGTTAGTGCCAAGAAACTTGAGAATACTGATTTTCTTT GTAAAATGGACCCCTTCGTGATCCTCACATGCCGTACTCAGACGCAGCAAAGCAGTGTTGCATCAA ACCAGGGAACGAATCCAGAATGGAATGAGACGTTTGTGTTCACCGTGTCTGAAGGCGTTAAAGATATCCATTTGAAGATCATGGACCAAGATCTCGGCACACGTGATGACTTTGTTGGAGAACTTAC cATTCCACTGGCTTCGGTGTTTGCTGAAGGAAGAGTTCCACCCCATTCATACACCGTTGTCAAGAATGACCACTATTGTGGGGAGATTAGACTTGGCCTGAAATTTACGCCCGAT CAAAACCGTAATCGGGGTATGGACGAAAGTTTTGGTGGATGGAAGGAGTCTGCTGCTTATTACTGA
- the LOC112732815 gene encoding protein P21-like has translation MAITKTLSIFLVLATTYLTAARAAQFDIINKCSYTVWGAAVPTGGGRQLNSGETWTIQVAAGTTAARIWARTGCSFDGSGNGHCNTGDCGGRLQCSAYGQPPNTLAEFALNQYNNLDFYDISLVDGFNVPMQFSPTSNGCTRSISCTADIIGQCPSQLKTNGGCNNPCTVFKTDQYCCNSGSCSATDYSKYFKTRCPDAYSYPKDDQTSTFTCPGGTNYKVVFCP, from the coding sequence atggccATAACCAAAACCCTCTCCATCTTCCTCGTCCTCGCCACCACATACCTCACTGCCGCCAGGGCAGCACAGTTTGACATAATCAACAAATGCTCCTACACCGTCTGGGGCGCCGCGGTGCCCACCGGAGGCGGCCGGCAGCTTAACTCTGGCGAAACATGGACCATTCAGGTTGCCGCCGGCACGACCGCAGCACGCATTTGGGCCCGAACAGGGTGCAGCTTCGACGGTTCAGGAAACGGACACTGCAACACCGGCGACTGCGGCGGTCGGCTCCAGTGCAGCGCATACGGCCAACCACCAAACACGCTGGCAGAATTCGCCCTAAACCAATACAACAACCTGGACTTCTACGACATATCCTTGGTGGATGGTTTCAACGTTCCGATGCAGTTCAGCCCCACCTCAAACGGGTGCACGCGCTCTATTAGCTGCACTGCCGACATCATTGGACAGTGCCCTAGCCAGCTGAAGACTAATGGCGGCTGCAACAACCCTTGCACTGTTTTCAAGACGGATCAGTATTGTTGCAATTCTGGTAGCTGCAGCGCCACtgattattcaaaatattttaagaCTAGGTGCCCTGACGCATACAGTTACCCTAAGGATGACCAGACAAGCACGTTTACTTGCCCCGGAGGAACCAACTACAAGGTTGTCTTTTGCCCTTAA